Proteins encoded together in one Triticum dicoccoides isolate Atlit2015 ecotype Zavitan chromosome 7B, WEW_v2.0, whole genome shotgun sequence window:
- the LOC119337849 gene encoding uncharacterized protein LOC119337849 — protein MEMEQQKEAPSFLEVPKDIPVATKPLTIRTNAGFSSSSDRSNPISPAISFTPHLYSPSPPSSAFVSALQSPYISPRVLEPPEPPAQQPQRQLHQESKASSVTTTTAQSPASCSNGSQSEDTDAPSASRTPPSERYDSSGIDPAKISDAGGGGGGCGGAPPRVSFSFPVPRVSFTRGPVASPSSNAKLRSCDVYIGYHNNGNLGRFCKWLKAELELQGIASFVADRAKYSDTQIHEIADRIICSVAFGVVVVTMSSFLNPFSLEEIRFFAQKKNLIPILFDTEPSEIAGLFDGKLEDKEGKEAFEGLMRCHEFKLEANETNWRSCVSKTVGLLQSKLGRKNIAEKESEGSGGIPFPRNRHFVGREKELSEIEGIFFGSSVDIQEVLDCSRGSTTNERSSGVSDGFADEESDTVRTSNAKYISLEMRKCKEPTLEAWIDPVIELSSGKGRSLQKQRSKHRRSRFRCNSKGCGGASVVCINGSSGIGKTELALEFAYRYSQRYKMVLWIGGEARYMRQNILNLSMSLGLDISAEAEKERGRIRSFEEQEIDAFQRVKRELFRDVPYLLIIDNLENERDWWEGKDLHDFIPRNTGATNVIITTRLPRVMNLEPMQLPQLSYIDAMILMKGKLKNDYPADETEVLRKLDERLGRLSFGLSVVGSLLSELMIAPSTLFEAVERISLNENLFPHDANDDGFCRNNSFLIKVLVFCFALMDRAKGGHLTSKMIIAGSWLAPAPVSSTLLAATASKLPMKGSIHLWGESLKTAFLCGTHCFLAPNGRKAEVESALLLVKLGLARKATRHPGCWIQFHPITQLFGKIRGGLAPTTAAVNGVMRAGNPSAYSDHLWASAFLVFGFKSEPPAVQLKAVDMVLFIRKTALPLAIEAFMTFSRCGSALELLKVCTNILEEVEKSYTSRMQDWNRGSLSWRKKLQPNHRVDEFIWQEVTLLKATLLETRAKLLLRGGLFDTGEELCRTCISIRTVMLGHGDAQTVAAQETLAKLVRYRSKV, from the coding sequence ATGGAGATGGAGCAGCAGAAGGAAGCCCCGAGCTTCCTTGAGGTGCCCAAGGACATCCCCGTCGCCACCAAGCCCCTCACCATCAGGACCAATGCCGGGTTCAGCAGCAGCTCCGACCGGTCCAACCCCATCTCGCCGGCCATCTCCTTCACCCCGCACCTctactcgccgtcgccgccgtcctccgccTTCGTGTCGGCGCTGCAGTCCCCGTACATCTCGCCCCGGGTCCTcgagccgccggagccgccggcgCAGCAGCCGCAGCGGCAGCTGCATCAGGAAAGCAAGGCCTCCAGCGTCACCACCACCACGGCGCAGTCGCCGGCGTCCTGCTCCAACGGGTCCCAGTCGGAGGACACCGACGCGCCGAGCGCGTCCCGCACGCCGCCGTCCGAGCGCTACGACTCCAGCGGCATCGACCCGGCCAAGATTTCAGacgccggcggcggtggcggcggctgtggCGGGGCGCCGCCACGCGTGTCCTTCTCGTTCCCCGTGCCGCGGGTGTCCTTCACCAGGGGCCCCGtcgcgtcgccgtcgtccaacgccAAGCTCCGGAGCTGCGACGTGTACATTGGCTACCACAACAACGGCAACCTCGGCAGGTTCTGCAAGTGGCTCAAGGCGGAGCTGGAGCTGCAGGGCATCGCCTCCTTCGTGGCTGACCGGGCGAAGTACTCCGACACCCAGATTCACGAGATTGCTGACCGGATTATTTGCTCCGTGGCGTTCGGCGTTGTGGTGGTCACCATGTCAAGCTTCCTCAACCCCTTCAGCCTCGAGGAGATCAGGTTCTTTGCTCAGAAGAAGAACCTCATCCCTATTCTGTTCGACACCGAGCCGTCGGAGATTGCCGGGCTGTTTGATGGCAAGTTGGAGGACAAGGAAGGGAAGGAAGCATTTGAAGGGTTAATGCGGTGCCATGAGTTCAAGCTCGAGGCAAATGAGACCAATTGGAGAAGCTGTGTGTCAAAGACAGTCGGTCTGCTGCAGTCTAAGCTTGGCCGGAAGAACATTGCTGAGAAGGAGAGTGAGGGGTCTGGAGGCATACCTTTCCCACGTAACCGGCATTTCGTGGGAAGGGAGAAAGAGCTGAGCGAAATCGAGGGGATATTCTTCGGATCCTCGGTAGATATCCAAGAAGTGTTGGATTGCTCAAGGGGTTCCACTACAAATGAAAGATCCAGCGGTGTGTCTGACGGCTTTGCTGATGAGGAGAGTGACACGGTGAGGACATCTAATGCCAAGTACATCAGTTTGGAAATGCGCAAATGCAAGGAACCGACATTGGAGGCCTGGATTGATCCGGTGATTGAGCTGTCATCGGGGAAAGGTAGAAGTCTTCAGAAGCAgagatcaaagcacagaaggtcaaGGTTCAGGTGCAACAGCAAGGGCTGCGGCGGTGCCAGTGTGGTCTGCATCAATGGCTCCTCGGGTATCGGCAAGACTGAACTGGCATTGGAGTTTGCTTACCGGTATTCACAGCGGTACAAGATGGTGCTGTGGATTGGAGGGGAGGCTCGGTACATGAGGCAGAACATACTCAACTTATCCATGAGTTTGGGATTGGATATCAGTGCTGAGGCTGAGAAGGAGAGGGGTAGGATCAGGAGCTTTGAGGAGCAGGAGATCGATGCATTTCAGAGGGTAAAGCGAGAGCTGTTCCGGGATGTGCCCTACTTGCTTATCATTGACAACCTTGAGAACGAGAGGGATTGGTGGGAAGGCAAGGACCTCCATGACTTCATCCCAAGGAACACCGGAGCGACGAATGTCATTATCACCACACGGTTGCCACGCGTGATGAATCTTGAGCCGATGCAGCTGCCGCAGCTCTCTTACATCGATGCCATGATCTTGATGAAGGGTAAGCTTAAGAATGACTATCCGGCCGACGAAACGGAAGTGCTCAGGAAATTGGACGAGCGGTTGGGCCGGCTGAGCTTTGGTCTGTCGGTCGTGGGTTCCCTGCTTTCTGAGCTCATGATCGCTCCTTCCACTCTGTTTGAGGCTGTTGAGAGAATATCGTTGAACGAGAATTTGTTCCCGCATGATGCCAACGACGACGGCTTCTGCCGTAACAATTCCTTCCTGATAAAGGTCCTGGTCTTCTGTTTTGCCTTGATGGACCGCGCAAAAGGAGGACACCTGACGTCGAAAATGATCATCGCCGGTTCTTGGTTAGCTCCTGCACCCGTGTCGTCGACGCTGTTGGCCGCCACGGCGAGCAAGCTACCGATGAAAGGCAGCATTCACCTCTGGGGTGAATCCCTGAAGACTGCATTTCTATGTGGCACACATTGCTTTCTTGCTCCTAATGGCCGAAAAGCTGAGGTGGAGTCGGCACTCTTGCTTGTTAAGCTCGGGTTGGCAAGAAAGGCGACCCGGCATCCTGGTTGCTGGATCCAGTTCCACCCGATCACACAGCTCTTTGGCAAGATCAGGGGAGGCTTGGCACCGACCACCGCGGCCGTGAATGGTGTAATGAGGGCCGGGAACCCCTCGGCGTACTCAGACCACCTGTGGGCTAGTGCATTCCTTGTGTTTGGCTTCAAGTCTGAGCCACCTGCCGTTCAGCTCAAGGCGGTCGACATGGTGCTCTTCATAAGGAAGACGGCCTTGCCCCTGGCCATCGAGGCCTTCATGACGTTCTCGCGGTGTGGCTCGGCCCTGGAGCTGCTCAAGGTGTGCACCAACATCCTGGAGGAGGTGGAGAAGTCCTACACGTCGCGGATGCAGGACTGGAACCGCGGCTCGCTGTCCTGGAGGAAGAAGCTGCAGCCAAACCACCGCGTCGACGAGTTCATCTGGCAGGAGGTGACACTGCTCAAGGCGACGCTGCTCGAGACGAGGGCCAAGCTGCTGCTCCGCGGTGGGCTGTTCGACACCGGAGAGGAGCTGTGCCGGACCTGCATCAGCATCCGGACAGTGATGCTCGGGCACGGCGACGCCCAGACGGTGGCCGCTCAGGAGACGCTGGCGAAGCTGGTCAGGTACAGGAGTAAGGTATGA